In Acropora muricata isolate sample 2 chromosome 13, ASM3666990v1, whole genome shotgun sequence, the DNA window TTGACGCAGGCTGCCAAAGGACGAcgcgaaattttcatatttgagattcTGAAGACAACGTGAATCCGCAGCAGTAAATGTTTCGTTCTTTGCCGTTGCTTGAAAATCAATCGTGCTAAAGAGCAAGCGAAAGTGCTGTTCACCTGTTTTGTGCAACGTGgtcaacttggaataatcgcaaaacacttgaCCTGACGCAAATTGCGCACTCGCTGCACCTCTCCCCTTTCCTTGTTAAGAAAGGAGGAAAGAACTAGTATCTGAGAGAACTTACCTCGCTTGTCGATCATTCAAGGTTGCTTCTtattgaattttgcattttgcagGGTAGAGGTCACAGATATGACAATCCCTCTTGTCCATACCACTGAAGATGCCGGTGATAGGTATCGAGTAACttgttttttattaattttcatcCGTAGCTTCTTCGTCCAAAGCATCAGAGGGAGTTGCTTCGAGAACTATACGTGCAGCAAAAAGTGGCCCAAAAATCCAACTGAAGTGTGTACAGTCCCTGGATTTCATAAGTAAGTTGGTCAAGAAAAGTTATTATTGCGTTCGATAGGACGCGTACAATTTACGTCGTTAGCTTATAAAGGGGAGATGGAGATATGCTATTGGTTGAAGCCTGTTGACGTAAAAGgagataaacaaagaaatagAGTAAGAAAGGTAAACGTACATAAATTAGTTAATTGACAAACGTTCTTTTAAGCCGTGGGGATCTCAACACCGTGGAGGTCTTCGCGAAAACGGTCGCCTGGTCATCCTCCTGTTTCGCCATTATATAGCTTCTTGCAAAATACATAGCATTATCGGAGTTACACGAGAAACGATCAGTGATTTGAATTGATCGTTAACAATTATCCCACGagtgcgcgttggatatgagatgatagatagccaacaatacgcgtagcgccgagtttgctataatcatctcatatccaacaagcgtgagtggaataattgttttatttaaaacgCCCCAAGATATTACACAAATgctctaatagttcaatgacttccttttcattcaactccggtacgaggcgattttcgccggccgccattgtttcttgagggaaaatgttttagcttccttttaaatttaagctgacgcgtacgcttcccatatttgtagattatggtatatttaacaattattcctcgagcccgaatgggctatgagtcaatagcccatgaggccgaaggccgaatgggctattgattcagagcccatgagggcgagaggaataattgttttagtaaaatccaactagttggtcaaaaaaatatcgagacaaaacatctttcgctagttaaagccattattttggttttcaaagccggcgcttttcgctactagtgggctataacatatagcctactagtagctcaaccaatcagaacgcagtattggtaatagaccactagttggatttgactaatggctcatataccatgatggctaagccaataaaaagtcttgaattgtaTTATCCAGTGATAACTGATACTTCGCCAACAAAGGAAACACCAATCTACCCAATCAGGTGCGAGACTGAACACCAGACCCTCGGTTGTGCCCTTTTCCCAAACCTTCTCtgctttttaaattcaaaatggcggccaaaggCTATCGCTCTTTAACGTGTTGCTTTTTCCGTTCATTAACGTTGTGGGTCATTAAATGTACTGTAGGCCACCACATGTCATTGTGTAATCTTTGTTCACACAGAGAAGGTTGGTTTGGAGTGTACGAAAAAGGAAGATTGCCCCGACGATTCAAAATGTAGGAATTATACTGGCAGCTCTCACATGTTTTGCTTGTGCAGTAACACTCATGTGATTTATCACAAAACTGGAAAGCTTTGCATGGGTTAGTACAtctaattttaaaatattactTGAGTGAAACGTAGAATTCAGAGTTAGCAAAATTGAATAAACTCGAAGATTTTTTAGTCAAAGTCTGTTAAACACGACCAAGAGTTTTTTTGAAAGTTTAAAATGATATGACAGCGCTGGGCCCAACTGTTTCGACCCTGTCTAAATTAATCCAAGATtcgccaattttttttaaaccgtTTATTACGAAACCCAAGAAGATTTTTGCAACATTTAGGCTTTTCAACCAGACTTTTATTAAATCTGTCAATTTAAAGTGCATGCTAGCAGGGCATTTTAACCCAGGTGAATGTACTACTCTCTTGTGCTTGAACTAAGAGGAAGTGGATGGCTGCCCCTTTCTTGCTCCCAATTTGTTCTCTTTTTCATCGAAGTACATGAGAAAAGTTTGCGTTGTATCAGATGATTCTGATAGTTTGACTGTTCTGCCTTACAAAAATATTTAAAGAGGGAGGTTTCATTACATCCTTTAATTCCATGGGCCATACATGTTAGCtgatttgtaatggtaataggacttgtgtcgtccaattcaatctgtaatcatacgagtgataacaaaatcggacgaccgcacagtgggagtgtttttttttttttttttttttttcacgagtatgattacagaccgaattggacggcacaaagtcctattgccaattaatcataaaaattacaatttcagagaaaggaaaaatagccaagttgtgtgacaaagggaaattttacattaaaaaccgacaaaggatgcataaatttaggagtttgtacactgtttctatagtgattgaaaccaaggttgtgattggttgatttaaactacaactttagatgttattggttgatttaaactacaacttgaatttgattggtttgttgaactgtctgataacaaactgtccgataacaagctgtccgatagcaaactgtccgataacaacttggcaagtgaattagtgggaaataggagttttttaaaacaatcacaattgaggaaattgtagtTTCTATGATTAGCCTAATTAAATTTGTATTTCTCCTGTAGATATGGACAAACCATGCGAAAGAGCTGACGAGCTTCAGCTTTGCCATAGCAAAGCTAAATGCATGTCAGCTGGCCTAAACAAAGGGCTGTTCTTTTGCAAATGTGAGCCAGGGTATTCTGGAAATGGTGGAAATTGTAAGAAAATCAAAAATTACAAAGGTAGGTAAATGTGACAAGTACAAAACACTGCGTGAGGTTTCAGAGCTGGTTGATTAAAATATGGGGTAAGATAGAATGGTTACAACACCTTTGCTTGCTCTGAAATCCCACAGAAGCTTTTGTGGTTAGGTACACAACAACTAACTGAGTCCCTAATCCACTCATAACAGGATGATTTGTAAGAAACTAATGTTCAGAGAGGAATGTGACTAAATGATCACCTGATTTTCATAGATGGATATAggacttttattttttaactACTTGTTTACTCAGAGAGTGGCTCGAGAGAAATTTTGGTGATGTTTAGGGCTTGCATTTCTGGGCACAGATGATGCTGAACTTATGCACTGTAAGCTTGGAAATACCTCTGTTGAGAAACCTTCATAGTATTTGAAGGGAGAAACAGTAAACATATTTTAATGTTGGAAACTAAAAACTGCAACTCTTAAAGGTCTTaaagttgaaaatattttgGGAGAGCTGCTAATTCCAAATAACAATCATCGGGGGGGAATCTTGGAAATTATGGACCAAAACAACCCTAACTTCAAGATTCTCAGATCTAAAGATTTAAACTACTGCAAAATGGGTTGAGTTTGATTTGAGGAATATTGAAAGAACAAAAGTGATCTTTGTTTTTTAGGTGGCTTTTTATCTCCTTATTTTTGTGGTGTAATCTATTGCATAATGTTATTTCCCAGTAGCCTTTGGGGCACGTTATTCAGTCCTCGTGATCGACCATGTAATGTTTTATGTTTTGCCTGATTAAACCTGTTGTGTTGCTGTTGTTATCTGCCTGTTTTTACGGCCTACTGTTATCACaattttcaatgtaaaaatCTCTACCAGTTCCATGGACCAGTTGTTTAAATCTGCCCATGATCATCCATTATTTTTGTGGAAGATctaaaaatcaaacaaagaaacaaccgaaagaaaaaaattaacagaaatattaaattttattcatCTCCCCCAAAGATTTGTTTTGGGGGAGGTGGTAGACGTAATAATTCTTTTTCACGCTGTCTTCTAGGTGGAAAGAATGTGAAAAAAGTTTATGGCAAACTAAGACCCACAATGTACACAGATTCAAGGAAAATAATGGACAGGCAGCCAACGGGTGATGATAAAGGAGGAGAATTGACTGTTGGAGAACTTTACTCAGAAGCTAAAGCCGCTTTGCTCCGCAACAAAATGCTTATTGCAGCAGGAGCATTCGCTCTGTTGATAGTCGTCATTATGATCTATTGTTTCTGCCGGTAAGAAGTGTTAGAGGAACTCCAGATGTTGTACTTGCTTGTGTCTTTGTTTCCTTGTTCTCCTGTTTGCTTGcttaagggcggtgcctactactgttattgcgcatacgttctgcgcatctccagatactcggatttcctatcgccaatgcttcctaatacagggatctttttgcgcggtttaaaactatctggagaaagtagatcttagtaagtactcttggtatccaaaaataaaattggggttaaccatgcatttttgagcgataattaagcttcaatttgagaagaacgccatacattgctttgaattttaaagatttttatagatattattcatgaattatctttgaaaaatgcgtggttacccccaattttcgttttggattttaatagcacttgttaagatctacatatcctgcataatcacacactggggaaaaaatatctttaattagtaggcaccgtcccgAATTTATAAGAGCACCAGGTCGCTCAACCGGAAGtaagataaaataattttttcacacTGCACATGTCACACGGCCAATCTCTATTCACAGAGGGCTCTGAAGTACCCCTCCTTCCCGTGCAGATTCGCCACGATCCTCAGAATTTTAGAACATTTTTGCAATGGAAATATAGTTTCttgcagcgaaaaaaaagttcaCCTGAGTAAAGCGAAATTTCTTCTGTAGTGAAATTCAGTTCAATTTACCATGCTtctgagagagagagagagagagagagagtgcatgttttttttttcacgacaTATGAACTCGACTATAATAAGCTTAAGCTGAATATTATGAACTTGAATTATGGTTATGTTACTCGATGGTAACCTTAGAAATGTGACtaaaattttcttcaaattttgatATAAAGTAATCGAGTATTTAAGGAGCTTTATCAGGTAGCACAAATTGCAATTCTTGCGAGCTGTACGCGGACACTTTTCACAACCTAACAACAGAAAACTTTGGTCCAATATCTCTTTATCAAAAGAGATTCCCATATGGAATGCATGGACACAATGCCATGATTTGGTGCTGTGTGGAGACCTGGTGCTCATAAATCAAATATCTGATAGTTTTCCTACTTAAATTCGTTGTTTGTGGTTATGTTGTCATCCAGCAACAAGAGCAAGTTTTTATCATTTATAGTTTTCATATCGAGGTTTAACAAAAGCAATTGCCGAGCTTCCTTAAACGAAGACATTTCCAACAGCTTTTCG includes these proteins:
- the LOC136896555 gene encoding uncharacterized protein; protein product: MQLVISLRRWSYVFRCNMKGRKIFLIAGALLLLTKNPLTSALTIKENDSFRKPYQTNGGPESKASSSKASEGVASRTIRAAKSGPKIQLKCVQSLDFIKKVGLECTKKEDCPDDSKCRNYTGSSHMFCLCSNTHVIYHKTGKLCMDMDKPCERADELQLCHSKAKCMSAGLNKGLFFCKCEPGYSGNGGNCKKIKNYKGGKNVKKVYGKLRPTMYTDSRKIMDRQPTGDDKGGELTVGELYSEAKAALLRNKMLIAAGAFALLIVVIMIYCFCRKRKQNQMRKKMQEAFELEHFGQYAQAMNPGYVQPQTMMAGEYYDYPPPQAVDMTNQYAAPAAPAAPPPPPPPPGPKQVQAIRGASKAALESKSSFLSDE